AACAGGCCAATGCGCAGGGAAATGCTGTACCGACATCGACGCAGCAATTGACACCATCTTCAGCAGTGAAGCCCTCTAATGCAAACAACTCAACTACAACGATATAAACGAAATCTCCACTCCATTACAATCACCAAAGttaataaaagtttttttatttattttttattaaggTTATCATGCATGTCTCTTCGTCATCCCAATATTGTCGAGGACATTTCCAATTTTTAAGGTTTCGTGTAATTTGAATAGCGATTCAATTTCCATCCATACTCCACACACGAATCACAAGCTATGCGCGTATGCGATGAATTATGCATGAATGTAATTCTCAGAAGCATCTAGCTTCCGGTTAGCAAATATGAGGTCTCATTAATGATCTAGCTAGCTACCGATAAAGTCGCACTATGTTTAGCGTTCGTCTCTATTACTGTGCTGCTCTCCTAAGTCAATTGGCGACAGTCATCCATCCACTGGTCCCGTATAGCGGAGCCACTCGATTTGTTCCCAATTGGTGGATGGCAGGTAAATACGTCACACGAATTAAAGAATCCAAGCTAATCTTGGGTCTTTCATAACAATAGCCCTTTTTAAATTGCCACTGTTATCTTTTTATTCAGTTCACCAGGCTGCAGGAGAGTGTCGGAATTCGGGTGATTGCCCTGAAGGTGAGTGCTGTGTCCGCTCTACGGGATCAAGACAGCACCTATTTTGTTTACCGTTACGCCATTTAGGCGAGGCATGTCGACTTCGGCAAACGTTCACAGAGCAGTCGAATCGGATCTATTTGAATTTGTGCCCTTGTGGCAAAGGCCTAATATGTCGTGAATCGTACACGGGATGGGTGGACGCCGAGTGCGTTTCTTTGCGCAATCCAGCTGAGATACTTCGTAATTCTTTCTTGCAAGCCATCCTAAAGGCCTTGGAGCAGCTTGGGCAGGAAAATTGGCAGAcaaaaaaacgcaaaatcCATAACAGTTGGGTTTCAAATTAGGTTTATATGACGTTGACCTTTTCACCGATTCCGGGTGTTGGAAAGGGAAAAATGCAATggtctttcgttttttttttccttctcccgGCATTATCTCACGATTCGTAACCTATTGTACATATAGAAATGAAATGTTATACAACGGAAATAACCACTCCCTTTTGTAAGGGCACTACCCAAAAACAAGAGCGTGTGGACGAGTTGCGGTTTCGTGTTGACAACCCAGTACGTAAATCATCTGGCTGGACAACGTTCGTGCAACAACTCGGCCATCGCTGTCCCACAAAGCCCGTTATTACTACAAGTGTTTCTTGAACTGCTGCGTCCTTAATGTAATTTGAGAAAGGTTTGCAACTTGGTAAAAAAATTCGATTCTATGCGCATGAACACGACGACAGACAATCTGACGGATGTGTTTTATTCGGATCATGCGCGTTGTAACGTGATCAATACAGTAGAAAGTTCTGTTGTAATGACGGGATTGTATACACTCAAAGCGTCTTGGAAAGTTCGGCGAGTTCCACGATACCTTATCTTCACCAGCGTTTCGATCAAAATAGATTGTAAATATACAGCTGGAATTCTACCTGTGTACGAACTGTTAGTGACATCACTTTTCGAGGCGGTTTGCTTTATCGTAACTCACATCGCCACTCAATGCGAGATACCGACAAGAATCCCAGCTGGGGAATTTTTAGGAGGATCCTCGAATCAGCGCAGCTATAGCTACACGGCTACTGTGCTGCTGTGGTGAACGTCAAAGATGGCCGACGACGAGGACGACTACCAGCTTGAATCACCGCCACAGCTTTCGTCCTGGACTTCttcttctgcatctgccggtatGTCCGTCTAAAAAAATTCTGTCAACTCTTCCGTTCCGGTTCAATTCGTCATTTTCACAACTGCCGATCGCAAGGAATACCGTGTCAAACGGAGCCTCTTGCTCGACGCCGATTGACATCATAGTTTTGCCAAAGAATGTCGGTCGAAACGCTCCGATATCTAAACTGGACCCGCCCTAGCAGCTGGCGGCCACCCGTCTCTTCCGCCGCATCCACGactttccctctctctctctctcattttctCTCCTCCTTAATTATTTATAGCTAGCCAGTAAGAAAAAGGCGTTAATAAAATAAGCGAAAAACAAGCGGTCGCGCCTTTCGTCGATGCGCCAAAGCGCTCACGTTCCTGCACAGCTGCCAGTTTCGCAAAGGCTTCACTTTGTTTCTCTTCTTCGTCGTTGTTGAGTGTTTGCAAATTTAGCGCCTATTGATTACTGGCCTTGCTAAAGCGTCCACATTTGTTGTCGTTGTAGTTCTTTTGTAGTTCCGTAGGTTGTAGTTATCGTAGAGCCGTAGCAATTCGGTAATGGCAATTGGAGTACAGTTGTATGCATTGGCAGTGTGCAAACTCAATAGTCGATTGACCACCGGTTCGTGATGCTTCTGTCGTTGATTTGGTTCCTCTCCAATCGTCCATGGAACAAACCAACAGCGACAAACCTTCCATCTTGTAAGCTccatgttctttttctttgttatctTTACCAGTTCCCGTATCTGGGAGGTCAACCGAAAAATCTTTCTTTCAACTGGAAAGAAAAATCCGGTTGTTAATCATGTGCCAGATCATTTATAACAGATACTAACTGTAGCAACCgattaaagaaagaaactggATGCTGTTAaatgcaaacaaaaattgatcgGCTCTCCAATCTTTGCCATAGTACATTCCATTtctaaaacacaaaaaaaaagcgtaGCATCGAATAGTTGAAACATCTGGAAACCatcgtttttttgtgtgtgtgtttctcaCTCTGCGATGCAAGTTGGGAAAATAGTGGAGACGGAAACTGTGATGGATCGAGTCTTGACAGAGGATAAACAAAACCCAGCAGCCAGCCGTGTTGTTCTTGTTATTGTTTTGCTCAATTCTTTTTAAGCCGTTGCTTCTCGTTCTTTTGTTCCTCATCtacgaacaaaaacaaacaaagaaaaaaggggataGAAGTAACAGGACATTTTTTCATTGATGGCCATGtcaattcaaaatcaaaaactgaaGAGAAGAGACAAAACAAACCTGTGGTTCGAACCAGGCCAACAAGTAACGCGATGAACGCCAAccaaaaagaatgaaaaagaactaaaacaagaaaatatttcCATGGCCGAGTTTATAAATAACCTAACGTGTGTCTCGTATGACGAGCTTACGTTATCGGAAAAAAGTTGTACGACGTGCTGCTCGCACGTAGATACAACACGAAGCCACTGGCAGGTCCCTGTGACAGAGCCTCAATTTCGCATAGTTTCGAGATATCCGTGTAAAATGAAAGAGCGTCCGTTTCACTAACAATAATGATTTGTGGATAATTTAACGACGTAGTTTAGAGCTGTCGAATGGTTGGAAACAACTAAAGTCCTTTTTGGACTGATTTTCTGTTGCTACTTGAACTGTACACAAGAAACCATTTTGGGGCAGAAGTCAAAGCTGTGTAGGTGTCTTCCCAGCTGAACCAGCTGAGGGGGGAAAGACGAGGAGAGACACATTCGATCAGTTTAAAGCACGAAGGAAAAAGTGCTTCGTTTTTCTGCTGGCCTTTCGTCTAAAACCTATTTTTGACTCACGAAAAGTAAGGGGGGACGTGAATCTCTGCACGTTCTCCCCTCTCTCATTTGGATGCAGTATAGTAGTCACCCTCTTTTTCTACTTGAgtataaaaagagagagagagagggaaagagagagagagatcaCATGAAAGTCGGAAGAGGTTCACAACCCTCCGGTTGCACTCTGTCAGTCGTCGGTGGGGACACATATCCCTTCCTCCCCATTTTATTCTGTTCCTCTGTGCACCGCCTGCCTGCGCCGTCGGGCGTTGTTTTACTGTACGTCGGCGCCCCGTTATATCGTTACACGGTCCGCTCTATTATCAGTCAAGAGCCGGCCAGAGCCGCGTTTGGTTATTGCCACTACACATCAGTGAACGATGGAAAATTGAGTGTGCACTCCCGGCTATCAAGTGTGTCGTGCTGCATTGCTatatggatttttttttcttttcttttcttttttttttgtttttttgtgtgtgtgttggttacagggaaaaggaaaacaagtgCGGTTCGTGTATGGTTCCGTGTTGTTATTTTCCCCAAAGTGGcttagattttaaaaattcggaaaatttactgaaaaaaaaaaaacaaaacaaaaaacaaacaataaaggCAGAGGTGTGGTTTCCACTGCGGAAGCGGTGATATCCTTTACTTATCTGCACATTGTTCAGGATTTCATTAATGTTCACTCCTATGCTCCTGGCGACTTTTGTTATCATCTACTTTGCTTTGGATATCAGTATCAAAGGTCTGTTAAAGGCATTTTTCGTGGAATTTTAAACAAAGGGAGAGACTCTGACATTATTGAACAGGGTTGAAGAAAATTATGCATTCTGTGGAACTTTAGAAAGTTTTATAATTAGAAAACTCAGCAATGTGACAATGACAATAAGAATCTTCACGTGGCTTTTCGAAAGTTGTTGCTCAattgtttctttctgtttaATCAAAGCAGACGATATTTTCTCGTCAAATTTGTTATTGACGTTTTGAGACCATGAAGGTTTCCGGTGCGGTTTGTCGCTTGGCCGAAGCTTCAACTCTTGtactaaaaaaatattttttttcaagaaaagaaTAACACCACACAGGCAGGACGAGCAATGACTCATATGTGAATAGAAAGAAGGAAAGGGGAGTAGCATGCGTGCGTCTGGGGGAGCAAGGGGAGAGGCTACAGTGTCGGATTACTTCAGAGTCGCCATGTTGATTGCGTatagaaaaagggggagaGCACCAAAAGTTCGTCCCACTCTTCCTCACACGCACACACGCAGGCTCTCCCCTCTTTCTATCTTGTGTAGAGAAACCAACTGCTGTTGATGTTTGACAGTCTTTAGAGCAGGATGGGCTGAGCTGACTGCGAGCTGCATTCCAAGTTCCCAGTCTGCCTTGATCATTCCATTCTGCTGTGTGGGTGTTGTTTGCCTTTTTGTTGATTGACCTAATGGCTCTCCCTTGGCATTACCACCTAGCAGGTTGTGATTCTCAAACGATTTCCATTCGAATGTGCAAATTACTCTTGTGCTCTTGAGTGTTTTAATAGTTTGTTCACTCAGACGCGTGCGCAATGTCGGCCAATTAACGATCGATCAATCGCAAACCCTATCCTGTCACTTGCAAAGACAACGTGCACGTCCCTACTGATTGGCAAATGATCgtattgttgttttctttgctCGTGTATTTTTAGGTCTAAAGCGAGGTTCCAGGGCATCGGATACGCCATCTCGAGTCGACAGAGTAACGCAACGCGATTCCAATTCTAACCCTATCAGTCCCGTTCCAACTGGACCGGAGGACGAGGAGGCggaggaagacgaagaagaggTGATAGAAACAGTGGCTACGACAAGCTTGGACCACTGTCAGAGTGAGTCGTACCATTGGTGTGAGGAGGACGATTTAACGAGCAGTGAAGCGGCTACATCGACGGACAAGACGCTTGGTTCGTCTGGCGAGCCGGATCATTCGGCAGAGGAATACGCTGAAATGGCCAAAAAAGTCGATCTCAATCTTGCCCATATCGACATGGAAAACTTCAAATCGGCCGATCTCTTTCAATCCCAGCAAATCCGCTCTCTTCTCATCGAGTACAATCGGCCTATCTTATGCAGCCAGTCGCAACTATCGCAGGTTCGTCTACTAGAGCTCTAGGACTCATGCCAAGGAGTGCTGCTAAGAATAGTTACACTAATATTTtatgtgtgcgtgtgtgtgtgtgtgggttgGTTGGTTGTGTTGTGGGTTTGCCCAGTCGTGGGAGATGGGGCTGGCGGCGGAGGCAAAGCTAACGCACACACACGAGCCAAGGTCATTCCATTCCGATCTCGTTGGATAacgatggaaaaaaaagtgataCAGCTGCTGCCATCTATCAGATCCAGCAACTTGACgaggattatttttttttttatgtcgtTTTTAATCCGACTTTTGTTTTCGTACAGGACGATTCCAGTTTGACTGATTGTGGGTCGTTGTGCAAATCCGGGCCGCTGTTCTCTCCTCAGCGGGCTGTTCCTGGTGTTTGTGGAGTGGGAGGAGGCAAAGGAATCAGCCCGTCGGATTGCAGCATCGATTCGTTAAATATGGCAGAACGTGATGAATGTTGGCTTCTAGAAGAGACCGGCGATGGTGCCAGCCAACTCCTTTGCCGCACCAACATGACCAACTACACATTGGCTTGGAGTTCTTCTGCGTCTGGTACCGATCAGGATCTCGATTATAACGAACCCGGTAATGATGCGATTCTTCTTCCTTTTGCTTGAGACTCTCTTACGTTGACTATTAATCATCTCCATAGGTACGAGTAGTTCGGGATCGGAGCAGAGTCACTGGTCTTCTTCAGGCAGCGGGGGTAGGGTGGCACCACCTATTCCACCATGGCCGGTCGCTTCTCGTCAGCAATTCTCTGGATTAAGGAACGATCAGCCTCCACGGAAGTTACAGTGTTGGGCCGCTCAGCCGACAAATCAGCCAGAGGCTCCCAAACCAAACCTGAAGAAAACACCTGAACCAATGCAAAAATCGCACAAAGAAGAGGTCCACCAACAGGAAATGCGTCGGACGGAGTTGATCAATTTCCAGTCGATCGCCAAGACGGAAGACAGCCCTAGCTTGTCTGATATGGATAACGGCAATGGAAGAACGACGTCGAAGGACAACCGAACGAGACAGCGGCCCGTTTTTACCAAGACGGAATCTAAAGCAACCACGCCGCCATCATCGTCGACGACGACTGGATTGTCATTGTTGCAAATTTACATGCGGCAAAAATCCCAGACGAGCATGGAACGGGAGAGCAACAAGAAATCAGATGATGTTATCGCTTCCGGCGGTGGAGAGGGCTGGGTGGAAGACTACCCTAGCAGCGCGGATGAGAAACTCGGTTTGGAATCGATCTCTAGTTCCCTGGCGGATGAAGACGATGACGATAGTGAGGATGACGATGACAGCGAGGAGGAGGAAGACGAAGATGAGTTGTGCCAAAATAATCGTTCGTTGACGTTGACGGATGTTAGTGACATCGAGCAAACATCGATCCAAATCGATGCCGTGCCGTTCAATACAACAGCGGCAACGTCAAGCTTGGACAAATTGATTGCCAAAATCAAGCCGTTTGAACTGGGCTTGTCGCCAGCCTCTATCGAGGAGCACTGGAACTTTGAAAGCCGGATGCGGCTGACCGCCCCGCCAGTTCCACCAGAAGCCATCGTCCCTCTAATGGACAAGAGTTGCCAAGTCGCCATCAATCCGGCTACTTCTGCAACTCAAGAAGAGAGCACTTTGACCGACCCCGTCAAACCTCAGGCCTATCTCATCTTCCCTAGTTACAGCCTACCTGATTTGAGTTTCCTCAAAACGCACGACTACACCTGGATCGGTGACGTGCTCCTTTCGCCCCAGAATTTGCCCGCTTCATCACGCAAACCCGAACCAAGTGCAAAACAGACAACCCAGCGGACGTTCGACGACATCAAACGTCGCCAAATGGGTCACGTCAAAGATTGGGAATCCTTGAAGATTTTATTGCCGGAAGAAATCCGTCAACAGATAAACAACATTAAACCGTCACCGGTCAACCGAAATAGCCGGCCAAGACCGAAGAGTTGTGAACAAGCTGTCATTCTCCGAAACGCTAAGAAGACTGTGCCACGACCAGTTACGTGCCGAGGTTCAGTGGCATGGCCGGATGCACCCGCTGGGTACATGTTGCCCACAGTCCCACAATCCCCTACCGGAATGGATGGCGGACCTCCGCCTCTGCCGAAAAGAACAGCCTCCCTTCCACACAGTCCAGCAGCCACCAGACAACGTCGCACCTTTGGATTATCTGCCGAGTCTGTTAAATCGCCCGTCAATAAACGGAATCCTCCGTTGAGCGGGCCGGCCAATAAAACTGCAATTGGATACACTATGCGCAAAACTGTTAGCTTCGGTGAGCATTTAAGCGGCGGTTTCTTGAAAATGGCCAGCCAAAGAAGACCACTTTCATTATCTCACTGGTCGGGCGGTGGATCGCTTGATATGAACTCACCGACGGATGAAGATCTAGCCGTTAACTTGGAACAAAAACGAGGTTCCATCATTAGAATAATGAATAAGTTTACATATTTGTCCTAACTTTTTCCTGAAATTCGATAGAACTCGTAAAAGCCGTTTCGGTAGCCTGCTCTCAGTTATGCAAATTAATGAGTCAACCAATGAACACAAGTGACGAGGATAGTTGCGCCAATCACGCCAAGTCAGTAGCCAGGTGTTTGACTAGTCAACTCAGCCCGGCTATCTACCAAATATTATCGGATGGTCTTCTATCCAACGTCAACACTTTCTTTGGTCAAGTGAACAATTCTGTTTGGAGGGTGGTTGAAGCTTCCGTCAAAAAAGGTACTTGGTGTGctattctgtttttttttttcccgcgaGCAAGTgttttaaaactaaaattatTGCTCTAGGCCCCGGATTGCCATGGATCGAAGAATTggtattttgtttaaatagtGAAGAGAGTCTGCCTGAAGGACCTGTTAGGTTCGGTGTTTTCATCACCGAACTTGTCAAGTAAGGAAAACAGCATCACTTTTAGGATGACGTGTGTTATGACTCCCGTAACCGACTGACCTATTTTTACACGTAGCATGGGAGGTCTGGATTGGTGGCTGGACAATCTGTCAGCCAAGGAAACAATTTTGCGGCGCCATTACGCCCCACACGGCTTCCTCTATTTGTGTCACACGTCCACCCGACCGCTAATGGACGAAATGCAGAGTTACCTGCGATCTTTGGCTGCGTTACCATTTGATAACAGCCTACCATTACCGCCACCCAAGAAGCCAATTAGTCCAATTAACAAGCCAACAAATACTCATGTGGGTACGGCAAGCCCGGCCAAGCCGTCGACGCCGACAAAAACCATTTTAAAATCTCCGACGCGATCAAAGAGTCAACGGCCCATGTCTTACGTCCAAAACAGTCCCAGTAAGACGAGCCCGAAGCCTCAATACCGGCGCACTCAGTCGCAACATTCTGGCCTGTCGCCAAAAAAGTCAAACGTTGCACAGCAACAGCCGGAAAGCAACAAAACGGAGACAAAGGTTGAAGAATTCTCGTCGCTAAAACAAAAGTGGGAATCTTTATGCGGTGATAGACCGAAAAAACCGAGCGAAACCTCAACCGGTGGTAACAAGAGCAATGCTGCCGCCATTCCAGCTCCTGTTACGGCAACCGCAGGTGAAACGAGTCCTCTGAAATCAAGGATCCCACGACCGGTTTTCCGGTTTAGCAAgtaagaaaaattatttgatcccttttttttttcttttcattctcttcTTGCCTCACTCTTGTTCTCTCTTTTCACTCCCCCTTTGCTCGATGTGACAATTAATGTTTCACAAAGAAACTTATACGTCTTATGTCATAaattatatacatatatactaTATGATTTGATACAAAAATGGTTTGCTTTGATTCGTTCTGAAGCCAACATCTTCCAGTTAACACAGCCTCTTCAAAACAAAGAGGGAGAAATTATTATAACTTTTTTCGATCTTAGAATTGCAAAAACTCAGTTTTCATGACTTATAATCAAGCTGGTCGATTAATTGTAGACGGCTCTGAATCGCGGTATACATTGTTCCTGTTTTCACGGCCGAGTTGTGTGTGTATTATTGCTTGTTTGCTTCCTGTACAACAAAAGCAATGAGTGACTAATCGAGGCACATCGTATCTTTCTGCTAGTCGTTTATTCAAATATGACGATTGATTCTTAGTGCCGTTTATCTTTTTGGAAACAATTGCCATTCACATTCGGTATCGGCCGAAACATGACACGCCGATATGTATTATTAATAACATATTCTCAGTGTACACTTCAATACATACATGACAAAAATGTATATGCTGTAATTATAGTATCGACCGTTTAGAACATGTTCTCATAAAATtagcattttattttttttttttttggtttttgaagACAACACAATGacgctgtaaaaaaaatgtgtattcTGAATAGGAAATTGTGCGTAAAGTGCGCTGACTTATCACAAAACAATAAGCAGAAAGAATGGCAAAGTGCATATCAAGAGCAATTCCTGACTTACATAGTTGAATATATACATACATTATCATAACATCCATTTGTCAAGCCATAGAAAAGTGTTACATTAGTGTTcgcaagaatatttgattgaGGAAAAGAACAGAGATTCTACAGTTGAGGTTGGGCTTCTTGTTGAATAATGTCAAGTCTGCCCAGTCGAGCGGGACTAGTACGAGGAGAAGGAACACCATTGACAATAGGAGGTGGGACATCACTTAAGCACAAAGCTGTCCCATTTTTACTACAGATGCCAACATTTGGCAGTAACAAGTTGGGATGGAGACTCTTGTAATAAAAGCCAAGCAACGCGATACTCAGAGCAAAAGATCCAAACTGCCCAATGAGGGCCGGGTAATGAAACCACGGACGAGTTGAACCGTAATCGGCCACCTTTATCCACCATAGTACCATAAGGGTTGTATTCTCAAAGAAACAAACCTGTCAAATGTCGAAATCGATAAGATATGGACTGCTAAATTCAAAGTGAAACACTTACGATGTAATAGAAGGCATAGCGGAATCTTGTTCGATCGGGTTTAACGTTGAAGAACGTGAAAACATGAATAATAGCCAAAataaggcaaaagaaaaattcttcgGTACGAGTTGAACAAGCGGCCGTTCCTTGTAACCAAAGCCAAATGGCCATTAAGATCCAATGGCCAAGGCAAACAGCCCAAACGAACCAACCGTATTCGGAGGCAAAGAAGCTAAGGGCAATGACTCGAGCAACTAAATCAATGTTaacaattatttttctttaagcAAAGACATTTTTTCTTAGCGCTAAAACTTACTGATCCCGAAAAGGTGAGCAAGGAATAGAACACAGGTACCAAGTAAATGGATGTTTTCCTTATCTACTTGAGCGAAACGGAGCGATCTGTTATAGGTTGTTAATGCCCATGCGAGGCTAATAACTGAGGTGACAACAGAGGCAGCCTGGAAAAACACTGCAAAAAATTATGTTTACATGACTAACAATAAGCTTGATATGAAATAGTTACCTGCTAAAGGGTCAGTTCCAAAATCAAGTTTGGTCTTTGCTATTATGTACAACTGTAACACAAGCTGTGGAGCACTTTCCATGAAACATTCAAATAGTCGTAGGAATGTAGCATCAGCATCTTCATAAGCCATTCTAGCATAGCACTGGCCCATCTTTTTGTagtctttccttttctttgccCTTCTACTTTGCAGTCCATAGCGAAGGGTATCAACGTATCTGAGGATGCAGAAACAATGGTTACATTTGTTCTCTACATGTGAAGCCTAGTACTAATAAATACAGATACCTAGCAActggagaaaggaaaaagatgaGGCAAAAAATCCTAAATGCCCAGATGCACTTGGAAACTGGAGGAAAATTTTGGTTGTTTTGATCTTTGATGTACCACTTGGTACTCAAACCAGACATGGTAAGGGCAGGGATGGCCACAAAAGCCAACGTAAACCCAAAATACCAATAATGCCCCATATTGAAATATGTGGCTGCCATAAATCCATCAGTGATAAGATCAGCGACATAACTGCATATAGAAACAACAATACAAACGACATCGAGCCAGTTGAAATTTGCCTTTCCTCGAAGGCCATCCACTTCGTCAAACTCTAAATGACTCGATTCTACTAAAGACTTCTCTTGACATTTGTCTTTCTCACTATCAGAAGATACACGTTCGTGGCATGCCCTAGGTAACAGTTTGCTTGGTGAGGAAACTATGCTACCAGTGATGTTATCCATTTTTTGGGCTCGTTTCTATGGAATCAGTTTTTGATGGATGTTCAAACGCGAGCCGTTGAATCACGCACTCACCTGCGTGCTGCCTGTAATTTGAAAACGTTTTTTGCGCCGTCTGCCGACTGCAATGACAGGTAAGATTATTTGTAGGTGGCAGTTAAATCGGTGGGAGGCTAATCCAGTTCTACATTAATCCGATAGAGGCGCTAGCTACAAGCCTAGCAATATCGTGCAACTGCAACCCTGGCAGACGACAATAACGGGGCCGGGCTAGTGCCACGTTCTTTCCCTATAGAATTGCTGATGAAATTCGCTTTTGTTGTTAAGAGTGTTGCCTCCGTAGTCTTTAGTAGAAAGTTGATTTACAATCATTCTTGCACAGGGAAGGCGGTACCGTTCCTAATAACACGGAAGTTTCAGGTTCTCTCTTCCTTGAGATCTCAACACGAAGCACCCGCTTGGGGTTCAAAAAAGCATAAAAACAAGCAGAAATTTAAGATCCAATACATTAACATAATGGCCGATCCTAAGATTGAAGAAATTCTTGCACCGTTCCGTGCTGCCGTCAAAGAGCAGGTTAACTACTGTGtagcttttttaaaattcccatacttttttttttagcttttttaaagttattttACTTTGTGGTGTTACATTTGTTAGGGTGATAAAGTTCGCCAATTGAAAGAATCAGGTGCACTGGAGATTGATTTGAAGAAAGCTGTTGCTGAACTGAAAGCTCGAAAGAAGATTCTTGAAGACAAGGAGTTGGAGCTAACTCCTGTGGAGGCATCTTTTGACCGTGCTAAAATGGAAGATTTGCTAAAGCGCAGATTCTTTTTTGATCAATCTTTTGCCATTTATGGAGGTATAACTGGTCAGTTTGATTTTGGCCCTATGGGATGTGCCATGAAAGCCAACATGCTCAGCACATGGAGAAGTTTCTTTATCCTTGAAGAGCAAATGCTTGAAGTTGATTGTTCAATCCTGACACCAGAACCTGTGCTTAAGTAAGTTGTCGGTAAAAACTGTTGGGTTGTACCTTTTTATATCCTTGTCAATTATCAGGGCTTCTGGTCATGTTGATCGTTTTGCTGACTTGATGGTGAAAgacgataaaaacggggaatGTTTCCGACTTGATCATTTGATCAAAGCCCATCTTGAAAAAGTCAAATCTGATAAGAAATCTACTGCCGAATTGAAATGGGAGTGCGAAGACATTGTCATCAAGCTCGACGGAATGAACAAAGAAGAGATGCGTACTATTCTTCGGAGATTCGAAATGAAGGCTCCGTTAACAAATAACGAACTTAGCGACCCCATGGAATTCAATTTGATGTTCAGTACTTCCATTGGCCCCACTGGCCTTGTTAAAGGCTTCCTGCGACCTGAAACTGCCCAAGGAATCTTCGTCAACTTTAAACGACTCTTGGAATTCAACCAAGTAAGACACTAATCTATCTCTAGCAACGGACATTTTTCGAATGAAAGAGTTATTTTCACCAGGGGAAACTACCCTTTGCAGCGGCTCAGATTGGTAACTCGTTCCGCAATGAAATTTCTCCTCGGTCTGGTTTGATCCGCGTGCGCGAGTTCACGATGGCAGAAATTGAACATTTCTGTGATCCATCCGATAAATCTCATCCTAAATTTGATGAAGTGCGACATGTGCAAGTAAGATGCTGATTCGTGAGCTATGCACAAGAAAGGTCTTCAATGCCAATTTGAATCCATAGGTTCTGTTGTATTCTGCCTGTAATCAAATGGATGGTAAAGCAGCGGAAATCGTTACCATCGGCA
The DNA window shown above is from Daphnia magna isolate NIES linkage group LG9, ASM2063170v1.1, whole genome shotgun sequence and carries:
- the LOC116930358 gene encoding uncharacterized protein LOC116930358 isoform X1, yielding MADDEDDYQLESPPQLSSWTSSSASAGLKRGSRASDTPSRVDRVTQRDSNSNPISPVPTGPEDEEAEEDEEEVIETVATTSLDHCQSESYHWCEEDDLTSSEAATSTDKTLGSSGEPDHSAEEYAEMAKKVDLNLAHIDMENFKSADLFQSQQIRSLLIEYNRPILCSQSQLSQDDSSLTDCGSLCKSGPLFSPQRAVPGVCGVGGGKGISPSDCSIDSLNMAERDECWLLEETGDGASQLLCRTNMTNYTLAWSSSASGTDQDLDYNEPGTSSSGSEQSHWSSSGSGGRVAPPIPPWPVASRQQFSGLRNDQPPRKLQCWAAQPTNQPEAPKPNLKKTPEPMQKSHKEEVHQQEMRRTELINFQSIAKTEDSPSLSDMDNGNGRTTSKDNRTRQRPVFTKTESKATTPPSSSTTTGLSLLQIYMRQKSQTSMERESNKKSDDVIASGGGEGWVEDYPSSADEKLGLESISSSLADEDDDDSEDDDDSEEEEDEDELCQNNRSLTLTDVSDIEQTSIQIDAVPFNTTAATSSLDKLIAKIKPFELGLSPASIEEHWNFESRMRLTAPPVPPEAIVPLMDKSCQVAINPATSATQEESTLTDPVKPQAYLIFPSYSLPDLSFLKTHDYTWIGDVLLSPQNLPASSRKPEPSAKQTTQRTFDDIKRRQMGHVKDWESLKILLPEEIRQQINNIKPSPVNRNSRPRPKSCEQAVILRNAKKTVPRPVTCRGSVAWPDAPAGYMLPTVPQSPTGMDGGPPPLPKRTASLPHSPAATRQRRTFGLSAESVKSPVNKRNPPLSGPANKTAIGYTMRKTVSFGEHLSGGFLKMASQRRPLSLSHWSGGGSLDMNSPTDEDLAVNLEQKRELVKAVSVACSQLCKLMSQPMNTSDEDSCANHAKSVARCLTSQLSPAIYQILSDGLLSNVNTFFGQVNNSVWRVVEASVKKGPGLPWIEELVFCLNSEESLPEGPVRFGVFITELVNMGGLDWWLDNLSAKETILRRHYAPHGFLYLCHTSTRPLMDEMQSYLRSLAALPFDNSLPLPPPKKPISPINKPTNTHVGTASPAKPSTPTKTILKSPTRSKSQRPMSYVQNSPSKTSPKPQYRRTQSQHSGLSPKKSNVAQQQPESNKTETKVEEFSSLKQKWESLCGDRPKKPSETSTGGNKSNAAAIPAPVTATAGETSPLKSRIPRPVFRFSK